One window from the genome of Garra rufa chromosome 1, GarRuf1.0, whole genome shotgun sequence encodes:
- the tsen54 gene encoding tRNA-splicing endonuclease subunit Sen54, with translation MADTDTSTDAHKHNVFEELLSPSELFEARSRSHKIPVRGQKDFLPNGSEQQTARLQQSLDEHWTLLAEERVERLGNLVKAVWIPDERLVELQSPAGKFWQTMGFSERGKQYLRPEEALYLMECGNVQVFYRDLPLSIQEGYERFLSCETVTLHQYQVFGHLKRLGYVVNRFDPSSVPSTYERQLNLPASSLDKQRKQLKRKRSQSPVSSDKQNTSPVEKTTTEDQSEELANTSKSPTGQTASDPPLEENMQSADASDRTWWMEEDVQPSSAQAQSTAPRWDFRSISFPDLGSRRSHSVTLSSPDPSLLPGALEVGGCDLSPWLGRLNVKQEKLSRRDMERQRERDRYHRDINSDREVRHCRNWAEYLQLVEDRRRRSRRDRPVHLWEKEVTPLTQPGQCTSHRELLDQISIIKSSSLSEEVSSLSPSNQWKISFDVYQPDTVAEFKKSHPGKPYTRMSVCSFDGPVPDLHAIKLLSFQSGDVPVTFAVVDHGDISFYCFKDFKLPTDAY, from the exons AATGTTTTTGAGGAGCTGCTCAG TCCATCAGAGCTGTTTGAGGCAAGGTCCCGGAGCCACAAGATACCGGTGAGGGGTCAGAAAGACTTCCTGCCCAATGGGTCGGAGCAGCAGACAGCCCGTCTGCAGCAGAGTCTGGATGAGCACTGGACGCTCCTGGCCGAGGAGAGAGTCGAAAGACT AGGGAATCTAGTGAAAGCTGTCTGGATCCCTGATGAAAGACTAGTGGAACTGCAGTCACCAGCC GGGAAGTTTTGGCAGACGATGGGCTTTTCAGAGAGAGGCAAACAGTACCTGCGTCCTGAAGAGGCTCTCTACCTTATGGAATGT GGTAATGTGCAGGTGTTTTACCGGGACCTTCCTTTATCCATTCAGGAGGGATATGAGCGGTTTCTCTCTTGTGAGACTGTCACTCTTCATCAGTACCAG GTTTTTGGACATTTGAAAAGGCTTGGGTATGTTGTGAACAGATTTGACCCCAG TTCAGTCCCATCCACATATGAGAGACAGCTGAATCTGCCTGCATCATCATTGGACAAACAGAGAAAACAGCTGAAGAGGAAACGCTCTCAAAGTCCTGTGTCCAG TGACAAGCAAAACACGTCACCAGTGGAGAAGACGACAACTGAAGACCAAAGTGAGGAGCTAGCTAACACCAGTAAATCACCGACAGGTCAAACAGCTTCAGATCCACCTCTGGAGGAGAACATGCAGTCAGCTGATGCCTCTGACAGGACGTGGTGGATGGAGGAGGATGTCCAGCCTTCGTCTGCTCAAGCCCAAAGCACAGCTCCTCGCTGGGACTTCAGGAGCATCTCTTTCCCGGACCTGGGCTCTCGTAGGAGCCACTCCGTCACTCTGTCGTCTCCAGACCCCAGTCTGCTGCCCGGAGCGCTGGAGGTGGGCGGCTGCGATTTGTCTCCGTGGCTTGGAAGACTCAACGTGAAGCAGGAGAAGCTGTCGCGGCGGGACATGGAGCGTCAGAGAGAGAGGGATCGCTACCACAGGGATATTAACAGTGATCGAGAGGTGCGGCACTGCCGGAACTGGGCTGAGTATTTGCAGCTGGTGGAGGACAGGAGGAGACGGAGCCGGAGAGATAGACCTGTGCATCTGTGGGAGAAGGAGGTGACGCCGCTCACTCAGCCGGGCCAGTGCACCTCACACC GTGAACTGCTGGACCAGATCAGCATTATCAAGTCTTCGAGCTTGTCAGAGGAGGTTTCCAG CTTGTCCCCGTCAAACCAGTGGAAGATTAGTTTTGATGTTTACCAGCCGGACACGGTGGCAGAGTTCAAAAAGAGCCATCCTGGAAAGCCTTACACACGCATGAGTGTCTGCAG TTTTGACGGTCCTGTGCCTGATCTCCATGCCATAAAGCTGCTGTCGTTCCAAAGTGGAGACGTCCCAGTGACTTTTGCAGTGGTGGATCATGGAGACATCTCATTTTATTGCTTCAAGGATTTCAAATTGCCAACTGATGCGTATTAA